One Candidatus Omnitrophota bacterium genomic window carries:
- the raiA gene encoding ribosome-associated translation inhibitor RaiA, giving the protein MNVSITGRNIELNDSLKKYINNKMAKIEKFYNRINGCDVILDAEKTLKTIEIIVYLKRNRIVAREAATDIYASVDKAGDNIKKQLRRLRGKAASRRRKAVMGKIMDMGKWGK; this is encoded by the coding sequence ATGAACGTCAGCATTACGGGAAGGAATATAGAGCTCAACGATTCGCTTAAGAAATATATAAACAATAAAATGGCGAAGATAGAGAAGTTCTACAACCGTATAAACGGTTGCGATGTCATACTTGACGCGGAAAAGACGCTCAAGACCATAGAGATCATAGTTTACCTCAAACGGAACCGTATCGTGGCCAGGGAAGCGGCCACGGATATCTACGCTTCGGTAGATAAAGCGGGTGACAATATCAAAAAACAACTTCGCAGGCTCAGGGGGAAGGCGGCGTCACGCAGGAGAAAGGCCGTGATGGGCAAGATAATGGATATGGGTAAATGGGGCAAATGA
- the lptB gene encoding LPS export ABC transporter ATP-binding protein — protein MHLLETNNLRKAYAGRIVVKDVSINVKKGEVVGLLGPNGAGKTTTFYMVTGIIRPDSGNVIFDTKNITNLPIYKRARSGIGYLSQEPSIFRQLTVEENIMAVMETLGFPRRERRRQLDNLLNQLKISHLRKSKAYTLSGGERRRLEITRTLVTNPMFILLDEPFSGIDPIAVFDCQEVIRELREMGLGILLTDHNVRETLTITDRSYIMYEGQVLISGTKEELINDPKAREIYLGERFSM, from the coding sequence ATGCATCTTCTGGAAACGAATAACCTCAGGAAAGCGTATGCAGGTAGGATCGTCGTCAAGGATGTGAGCATAAATGTGAAGAAGGGCGAGGTGGTGGGGCTCCTGGGACCCAATGGCGCCGGGAAGACCACCACTTTCTACATGGTAACGGGTATAATACGGCCGGATTCCGGCAATGTTATCTTCGACACCAAGAATATCACGAACCTCCCGATCTACAAGAGGGCTCGGTCCGGGATCGGGTACCTGTCCCAGGAGCCTTCCATATTCAGGCAGCTTACCGTTGAAGAGAACATTATGGCCGTCATGGAAACGCTCGGGTTCCCCAGGCGCGAAAGACGGAGGCAGCTGGATAACCTGTTGAACCAGCTGAAAATATCGCATTTAAGGAAAAGCAAGGCATACACGCTCTCCGGTGGTGAACGCAGGCGACTTGAAATAACGCGTACACTTGTTACTAATCCCATGTTCATCCTTCTCGACGAGCCTTTCAGCGGGATAGACCCCATAGCGGTCTTTGATTGCCAGGAAGTAATAAGGGAGCTACGGGAGATGGGACTGGGCATACTCCTTACGGACCATAATGTGAGGGAAACGCTTACCATAACGGATCGTTCCTACATCATGTATGAAGGGCAGGTACTGATATCCGGGACTAAAGAAGAACTGATAAATGACCCAAAAGCGCGGGAGATATACCTGGGCGAACGGTTCAGTATGTAA
- the lptC gene encoding LPS export ABC transporter periplasmic protein LptC — MRKKVLITLLIVTAGVFIYSRGNNIGQDVLRDPGEKEDAAPGLEQKVVSFKIDGRSPKGAKQWNLEGDSAEIIGDDIHLKSLRAMAFGDTAAVSLSSEKGVYRKDKGEVELIGDVEVISDDGVVLTTDKARWSQEKREITTDSHVDIEKKGFRASGDGGMANSGNKTALLRSNVSVKIEPFTLVMCDGPLEIDYDKKQAIFHDNVGVEDKDGKLFADMLTVYFDKDTEKISQVVAEGNVRVKKGKSYTISEKAIYTDSTKSAKLLGRPRVIIDPEQIDQLDSLDIRKTMSIE, encoded by the coding sequence ATGCGGAAGAAAGTTCTGATCACATTGCTCATCGTGACGGCGGGGGTATTTATCTATTCCCGGGGGAACAATATCGGCCAGGATGTCCTGCGGGACCCAGGTGAAAAGGAAGACGCTGCCCCGGGCCTGGAGCAGAAGGTCGTATCCTTTAAGATAGACGGAAGGAGTCCCAAGGGGGCCAAACAGTGGAACCTGGAAGGTGATTCCGCCGAGATAATAGGGGATGATATACACCTCAAGAGCCTCAGGGCCATGGCTTTTGGCGACACGGCCGCGGTGAGCCTGTCCTCGGAAAAAGGTGTATACAGGAAAGACAAGGGGGAAGTGGAGCTCATAGGTGACGTAGAGGTCATCTCCGATGACGGTGTCGTGCTTACGACCGATAAGGCCAGATGGTCCCAGGAGAAAAGAGAGATAACCACGGATTCTCACGTGGATATAGAAAAAAAAGGTTTTCGGGCCTCCGGCGATGGCGGTATGGCGAACTCCGGGAATAAAACGGCCCTTCTCAGGTCGAACGTTAGCGTAAAGATCGAGCCGTTCACGCTTGTAATGTGCGATGGCCCGCTTGAAATAGACTATGATAAGAAACAGGCTATTTTCCATGATAACGTCGGGGTAGAGGACAAGGACGGTAAACTTTTCGCGGATATGCTCACCGTGTATTTCGATAAGGATACGGAAAAGATCTCGCAAGTCGTGGCAGAAGGCAACGTAAGGGTCAAAAAAGGAAAAAGTTATACGATAAGCGAGAAGGCCATATACACCGATAGTACGAAGAGCGCCAAACTGCTCGGCAGGCCGCGTGTGATAATAGATCCGGAGCAGATCGATCAGCTGGACAGCCTTGACATAAGAAAAACCATGTCGATAGAATAG
- a CDS encoding lysophospholipid acyltransferase family protein has protein sequence MKIKYRRYYIYYLAKTLFFLLALLPLRAGMALAAALGRLVFRLLPGYAKTTVANLDAAFPGNGDRNRKIAENVFRNVAMNGVEWVKLLFSRVSVIDSMVTEVSGREHLDSVLAGGRGALIITFHFGNWELAGLYLAHIGYNGSLVARKVYFYKYNKFLEKMRARYNAKVIYRDESPKKMLGALHRGEVVGIVPDQDVDSVNGVFVDYFGRKAYTPVAPVKIAMAVGTGIVPVFVIRKKDNTHRVVIEEPIYPVKGDDVDGNIRRYTEEWTSLLERYVREYPEQWVWMHKRWKTRPEEE, from the coding sequence ATGAAGATAAAATATAGACGGTATTATATATATTACCTTGCCAAGACATTGTTCTTCCTGCTGGCGTTGTTGCCGCTAAGGGCGGGCATGGCATTGGCGGCCGCGCTGGGGCGCCTGGTCTTTAGGTTGCTGCCGGGATACGCGAAGACCACTGTGGCCAACCTGGACGCCGCGTTCCCGGGGAACGGCGACAGGAACCGTAAGATCGCGGAAAATGTTTTCCGGAACGTGGCTATGAACGGCGTGGAATGGGTCAAGTTGTTGTTCTCCCGGGTGTCGGTGATCGACAGCATGGTCACGGAGGTCTCCGGCAGGGAACATCTGGACAGCGTCCTGGCCGGGGGGCGTGGCGCCCTGATAATAACTTTTCATTTCGGGAACTGGGAGCTCGCGGGGTTATACCTCGCGCATATCGGGTATAACGGTTCACTTGTGGCCAGAAAGGTGTACTTCTACAAGTATAACAAGTTCCTTGAGAAGATGAGGGCCCGGTACAACGCGAAGGTGATATATCGCGACGAATCGCCAAAGAAGATGCTGGGGGCGCTTCACAGGGGAGAGGTGGTCGGGATAGTTCCGGACCAGGACGTGGACAGTGTTAACGGCGTCTTTGTGGATTATTTCGGCAGGAAAGCGTATACCCCGGTGGCCCCGGTCAAGATAGCGATGGCTGTCGGCACCGGGATCGTGCCGGTATTCGTAATAAGGAAAAAAGACAATACCCACAGGGTGGTCATAGAAGAACCGATATATCCGGTAAAAGGTGACGATGTGGACGGGAACATAAGGCGTTATACGGAGGAGTGGACATCGCTTTTGGAAAGATATGTCAGGGAATATCCCGAACAATGGGTCTGGATGCACAAAAGATGGAAGACCAGGCCGGAAGAGGAATAG
- the queF gene encoding preQ(1) synthase, protein MKKPVRKGYEGLQEDVRDKVLPGIDVWENKYPDREFMVRVDTPEFTCICPKTGLPDFAHISIEYVPSKWCIELKSFKEYVVSYRDMGIFHEHVVNRFLDDLVKSSKPRYMKVKGVFNTRGGITTTVEAEYERRK, encoded by the coding sequence ATGAAAAAGCCGGTACGCAAAGGATATGAAGGTCTGCAGGAGGACGTAAGGGACAAGGTTCTTCCCGGGATAGACGTATGGGAGAACAAATACCCGGACAGGGAGTTCATGGTCAGGGTGGATACCCCGGAGTTCACATGTATATGTCCGAAGACCGGCCTTCCGGATTTCGCGCACATATCTATCGAGTATGTTCCCTCGAAATGGTGCATTGAGCTCAAGTCGTTCAAGGAATACGTGGTCAGCTACAGGGATATGGGCATTTTCCATGAACATGTGGTGAACCGTTTTCTCGATGACCTTGTGAAGAGCTCAAAACCCAGGTATATGAAGGTGAAAGGGGTGTTCAACACCCGCGGCGGGATAACCACAACGGTCGAAGCTGAATACGAACGGAGAAAATAA
- a CDS encoding 7-carboxy-7-deazaguanine synthase QueE, with protein sequence MKEAKISEIFLSYQGEGPYTGSRQLFIRFFGCDLGCKFCDTRQESYKTFTRDTLLCKVLDFDDDYNELSLTGGEPLMYASFLSEFLPAFRKHRQHKVYLETNGMRPEELKSVIDHIDIVSMDMKLPSSTGSGSSPWKAHKEFLGVSLAKEVIVKAVITDTTTMDDIKKMTEVLRSVPSGYEVVLQPVTPSDAGTPGPDDEMMFFFKEYIKKETGTPVLILGQAHKYVGIK encoded by the coding sequence GTGAAAGAAGCCAAGATATCCGAAATATTCCTTTCCTATCAGGGAGAGGGTCCGTATACGGGGAGCCGCCAGCTTTTCATCCGGTTCTTCGGATGTGACCTCGGATGCAAGTTCTGTGATACACGGCAGGAGAGCTATAAGACATTCACCCGGGATACGCTGCTATGCAAAGTGCTTGATTTCGACGATGATTACAACGAGCTGTCCCTGACGGGTGGCGAGCCGCTCATGTACGCGTCTTTTCTTTCGGAGTTCCTGCCGGCGTTCCGCAAACACAGGCAGCACAAGGTGTATCTGGAAACGAATGGTATGAGGCCCGAAGAGCTGAAGTCAGTGATAGACCACATCGACATAGTATCGATGGATATGAAGCTTCCTTCATCCACGGGCAGCGGGTCGTCGCCGTGGAAAGCGCATAAGGAGTTCCTTGGTGTCTCTTTGGCGAAAGAGGTCATAGTCAAGGCGGTAATAACTGACACGACCACCATGGATGATATAAAGAAAATGACCGAGGTTCTGAGGTCGGTGCCGTCCGGGTACGAAGTGGTGTTGCAGCCCGTGACCCCATCGGACGCCGGGACACCGGGTCCGGACGACGAGATGATGTTCTTTTTCAAGGAGTATATCAAAAAAGAGACCGGGACACCGGTCCTTATATTGGGACAAGCGCATAAATACGTAGGGATAAAGTGA
- the queC gene encoding 7-cyano-7-deazaguanine synthase QueC — protein sequence MGSSPGAGAIVLISGGMDSAVALYSAMRKYDCKALIFDYGQKSRREIAFARELAKRAGVEYHVLKIDMPWKGSALLDEAVAVPDDGASSDGRIPATYVPARNMIFLSFGVSFAEAAGAEAVFIGAHQMDFSNYPDCRSEFLDAFGEMVKKGTKAGVERGSVNIVAPLINMTKKEIVEEGIRLGVPFELTWSCYAGGERPCGRCESCVFREKAFRDMGVKDPVSGT from the coding sequence ATGGGCTCCTCACCGGGCGCCGGGGCTATAGTGCTTATTTCCGGCGGCATGGATTCCGCGGTCGCGTTGTATTCAGCCATGCGGAAGTATGATTGTAAGGCGCTCATATTCGATTACGGGCAGAAATCGCGCAGGGAGATCGCGTTCGCGCGCGAACTCGCGAAAAGAGCCGGGGTAGAATACCATGTGCTCAAGATAGATATGCCGTGGAAAGGCAGTGCCCTCCTGGACGAAGCCGTGGCCGTGCCTGATGACGGCGCTAGTTCGGACGGCAGGATACCGGCGACATATGTGCCGGCGAGGAACATGATATTCCTGAGTTTCGGTGTATCGTTCGCCGAAGCCGCAGGGGCTGAAGCTGTTTTTATAGGCGCGCACCAGATGGATTTTTCCAATTATCCTGATTGCAGGAGCGAATTTCTGGACGCTTTCGGGGAGATGGTGAAAAAAGGCACTAAGGCCGGGGTCGAGCGTGGTTCGGTGAATATCGTCGCGCCACTTATAAATATGACCAAAAAAGAGATCGTGGAAGAAGGCATCAGGTTGGGGGTGCCGTTCGAACTTACATGGTCATGTTATGCCGGAGGGGAACGACCCTGCGGCAGGTGCGAGTCATGTGTGTTCAGGGAGAAAGCGTTCCGGGACATGGGGGTCAAGGACCCCGTAAGCGGGACTTGA
- the queD gene encoding 6-carboxytetrahydropterin synthase QueD — MYCVKVKGQFSSAHNLRGYKGKCEDLHGHNWHVEVTVCRDGLDEIGMVMDFRELKDMVADVIGRLDHKHLNELEGFTRANPTSENIARYIHDRIVEKTPGIKVGEVVVWETDSSAAIYREGAC; from the coding sequence ATGTATTGTGTAAAGGTGAAAGGTCAATTCTCAAGCGCGCATAACCTTAGGGGATATAAGGGGAAATGCGAGGACCTGCACGGCCACAACTGGCACGTTGAGGTGACCGTGTGCAGGGACGGGCTTGATGAGATAGGTATGGTCATGGATTTCAGGGAACTGAAGGACATGGTCGCGGATGTGATCGGCCGCCTGGACCATAAACATCTCAACGAGCTGGAAGGTTTTACCAGGGCCAACCCGACATCGGAGAACATCGCCAGGTATATCCACGACCGTATCGTGGAAAAAACGCCGGGCATCAAGGTGGGCGAGGTCGTGGTATGGGAGACCGATAGCTCTGCCGCTATATACAGGGAAGGAGCGTGTTAG
- a CDS encoding HAD hydrolase family protein produces the protein MAFEYSPELIEKAGKIRLLVLDVDGVMTDGRIIFGSFGVELKNFDVNDGLGIFLVKKAGIKCVLLTAKGSPAVLARAKQLKVDKVYKDIHYKINALGPIRDDLGVSDEEICFMGDDLIDIPVLRRIGLSVCPDNAMDDVKKYCDIVTTKKGGHGAVRELCEFLLKAQGKWREVTSRYFE, from the coding sequence ATGGCATTTGAATATTCACCCGAACTTATAGAGAAGGCCGGGAAGATCAGGCTGCTGGTCCTAGACGTCGATGGCGTGATGACCGACGGCAGGATAATCTTCGGGAGTTTCGGCGTCGAGCTGAAGAACTTCGACGTTAACGACGGACTCGGTATATTCCTGGTAAAGAAGGCGGGCATTAAATGTGTGCTTCTTACGGCTAAAGGGTCCCCGGCTGTCCTGGCAAGGGCGAAACAGCTGAAAGTGGACAAGGTCTACAAGGACATCCATTACAAGATAAACGCTCTCGGGCCGATCCGCGACGATCTTGGCGTGTCCGACGAAGAGATATGTTTCATGGGGGATGACCTGATAGATATCCCCGTGCTCAGGAGGATAGGGCTTTCGGTCTGTCCTGACAACGCCATGGATGACGTGAAAAAATACTGCGATATCGTGACGACGAAAAAAGGCGGGCACGGCGCGGTAAGGGAGCTTTGTGAGTTCCTGCTCAAGGCGCAGGGAAAATGGCGTGAAGTGACGTCCAGGTATTTCGAATGA
- a CDS encoding KpsF/GutQ family sugar-phosphate isomerase → MSISTAKKVLDMESKAIAALVGRIDGSFGKVIKLLVSTKGRVIITGMGKPGFIAQKISATMSSTGTPSLYLHPAEALHGDLGRVTREDVIIAFSNSGETEEVVKLIPIIRKIGAKLVAVTGNRKSTLARESDHVLDSRVDKEACPMGLAPTTSTTVMLALGDALAVALLEKKKFRPADFALFHPGGALGKRLLLRVGDIMRPKKDTPIVRKNVPVKEVLLKITKLRAGSASIVDGKGKLIGIFTDGDLRRHFEEGKELLTRTVGEVMTASPITIGPEHLAAEAFEILRDRKIDEIPVVDGKGRPVGVLDVQDVLKAGLV, encoded by the coding sequence ATGAGCATTTCAACCGCGAAAAAGGTCCTGGACATGGAGAGTAAGGCGATCGCCGCTCTCGTCGGAAGGATAGACGGAAGTTTCGGAAAGGTGATCAAACTTCTTGTCAGCACGAAGGGACGCGTGATAATAACCGGTATGGGCAAGCCCGGGTTCATAGCGCAGAAGATATCGGCTACCATGTCGTCTACCGGTACCCCGTCGTTGTATCTACATCCGGCCGAGGCGCTCCACGGGGATCTCGGGAGGGTCACGCGAGAGGACGTGATAATCGCTTTTTCCAACAGTGGGGAAACGGAAGAGGTGGTAAAGCTCATCCCGATAATCAGGAAGATCGGCGCTAAACTTGTGGCCGTGACCGGAAACAGGAAGTCGACCCTGGCCAGGGAAAGTGACCATGTGCTTGACAGCCGGGTGGATAAGGAGGCCTGTCCTATGGGACTGGCGCCTACGACATCCACTACGGTCATGTTGGCCCTGGGCGACGCGCTGGCGGTGGCGCTCCTTGAAAAAAAGAAATTCCGTCCGGCGGATTTCGCTCTTTTCCACCCAGGCGGGGCTTTGGGCAAGAGGCTGCTTCTCCGTGTGGGGGACATAATGCGACCTAAAAAAGATACGCCCATAGTCCGGAAGAACGTGCCGGTAAAAGAGGTCCTTCTCAAGATCACAAAGCTCCGGGCGGGGTCCGCGAGCATAGTGGATGGAAAAGGCAAATTGATCGGTATATTCACCGATGGTGATCTCCGGCGGCATTTTGAGGAAGGCAAGGAACTTCTTACAAGGACGGTAGGGGAGGTCATGACGGCTTCTCCGATAACCATAGGCCCGGAACACCTCGCCGCGGAAGCTTTTGAGATACTCCGTGACAGGAAGATCGATGAGATCCCGGTCGTAGACGGCAAGGGCCGTCCTGTCGGTGTCCTTGATGTGCAGGATGTGCTCAAAGCCGGTCTTGTTTGA
- the kdsA gene encoding 3-deoxy-8-phosphooctulonate synthase: protein MAGRTSRTVKVGKIKIGGGNPIVLIAGPCVIESGSSVMRHAEKIKRIADKNGIPFIFKASYDKANRSSVSSYRGPGIEKGLRMLEKVKKETGVPVLSDVHSADEAVAAAEVLDVLQIPAFLCRQTDILVKAAATGRPVNVKKGQFMSPAEVSNIVAKVISTGNKDLILTERGTSFGYNMLVNDFRSLVIMRRTGYPVAYDATHSVQMPGGKGTSSGGDSSYVFPLSRAAVAVGCDALFVEVHESPAKALSDGPNMLNIGALDGYLKEMKKIERAVKGI from the coding sequence ATGGCCGGGAGAACATCGAGGACCGTTAAGGTCGGTAAAATAAAAATAGGTGGCGGGAACCCTATCGTCCTGATAGCCGGTCCATGTGTTATCGAGTCCGGTTCCAGCGTAATGAGGCACGCGGAAAAGATAAAACGCATAGCCGACAAGAATGGCATCCCTTTCATCTTTAAGGCAAGTTATGACAAGGCCAACAGGAGCTCCGTGTCGTCCTATCGAGGCCCGGGGATAGAAAAAGGCCTGCGCATGCTCGAGAAAGTAAAAAAGGAAACGGGTGTCCCGGTACTTAGCGATGTGCACAGCGCTGATGAGGCGGTAGCCGCGGCGGAAGTGCTGGACGTGTTGCAGATACCGGCATTCTTGTGCCGACAGACGGATATCCTGGTAAAAGCGGCGGCTACGGGAAGACCCGTGAATGTGAAAAAAGGCCAATTCATGTCGCCGGCCGAAGTATCCAATATAGTGGCAAAAGTGATATCCACCGGGAACAAGGACCTTATCCTGACCGAGAGGGGGACTTCGTTCGGGTATAACATGCTTGTGAATGATTTCAGGTCGCTGGTCATAATGCGCCGGACGGGTTATCCCGTGGCGTATGACGCGACACATTCGGTCCAGATGCCCGGAGGCAAAGGCACATCAAGCGGCGGGGACTCCAGTTACGTGTTCCCTTTGTCAAGAGCCGCTGTAGCCGTAGGGTGTGACGCTTTGTTCGTCGAAGTGCATGAGTCTCCGGCAAAGGCGCTCAGTGACGGTCCCAATATGCTTAACATCGGGGCGTTGGACGGATATTTAAAGGAAATGAAAAAGATCGAAAGGGCGGTAAAAGGTATATGA
- the kdsB gene encoding 3-deoxy-manno-octulosonate cytidylyltransferase codes for MKVVAVVPARWHSSRLKGKVLADIDGKPMLQHVWERAKNAELVDEVIVAVDREKVFKAVESFGGRAMYTSPDHASGTDRIAEIAGSVDADVYINIQADEPLVHPSMIDELARVFEYEPNVQMATLIKRITREEEVKDPNVVKCVVDRKGYALYFSRSPIPYVRRDIVRPEEERAPETVNGMYFKHIGMYSYTREFLLAFTNLPKSMLEQDEKLEQLRVLEHGYKIKTVETRYDTIGVDTEEDLLKVRELVAAGTYGTPEDTGTQEGY; via the coding sequence ATGAAGGTAGTAGCGGTTGTCCCGGCCAGGTGGCATTCTTCGCGTCTAAAGGGGAAGGTGCTCGCTGATATTGACGGCAAACCTATGTTGCAACATGTGTGGGAAAGGGCTAAGAACGCGGAGCTGGTCGATGAAGTGATAGTTGCCGTGGACAGGGAAAAAGTGTTCAAAGCGGTGGAATCTTTCGGGGGACGGGCCATGTACACGTCGCCGGACCACGCTTCGGGTACGGACCGTATCGCGGAGATAGCTGGAAGTGTTGACGCGGACGTGTATATAAACATCCAGGCGGATGAACCGCTGGTCCACCCCAGCATGATAGATGAGCTTGCCAGGGTGTTCGAATACGAACCCAATGTGCAGATGGCCACGCTTATAAAAAGGATAACGCGGGAAGAAGAGGTGAAAGACCCGAATGTGGTCAAGTGCGTGGTCGACAGGAAAGGTTACGCCCTGTATTTTTCCAGGAGCCCGATACCTTATGTGCGCAGGGACATCGTCCGGCCGGAAGAGGAGCGCGCGCCGGAAACCGTGAACGGGATGTACTTCAAGCATATAGGCATGTATTCCTATACCAGGGAATTCCTTCTCGCGTTCACGAATCTGCCTAAATCCATGCTTGAACAGGATGAAAAACTTGAGCAGCTCAGGGTGCTCGAACACGGATATAAGATAAAGACAGTCGAGACAAGGTATGATACGATAGGCGTGGATACGGAAGAAGATCTTTTAAAAGTAAGGGAACTGGTGGCCGCCGGGACATATGGAACACCGGAAGATACGGGCACACAAGAGGGGTATTAA
- the rfaE1 gene encoding D-glycero-beta-D-manno-heptose-7-phosphate kinase, which yields MKHYKFSALAKIVNRFKDRKILVLGDLLLDQFIWGQVSRISPEAPVPVVWVRNEGFMPGGACNVANNIAKLGAKVSVVGVVGDDINGKVLKQQLEERSINTDGVVIDPERPTILKTRVIAHHQQVVRIDRENVDVISHKYMEKVYDYIKRNIDRYDGVIIEDYGKGLITPSLLKKVVPLAKKSGKIVTVDPKESHFAYYKGVDAITPNHHEAAKAVGFSVSDENTKMKAGARMLEKLKAKVILLTLGEEGMMVFEQGRKPHRIPTVAQEVFDVSGAGDTVIGVYTLGVVSGGSPEIAAHIANCAAGIVVGKIGVAVVSEEELLSRLKLEIERVRV from the coding sequence GTGAAGCATTATAAGTTCTCCGCTTTAGCCAAGATAGTTAACAGGTTCAAGGATAGGAAGATACTGGTCCTTGGGGATCTTCTGCTGGACCAGTTCATATGGGGACAGGTCTCGAGGATATCTCCCGAAGCTCCTGTGCCTGTGGTCTGGGTAAGGAACGAAGGGTTCATGCCCGGAGGGGCCTGTAATGTGGCTAATAATATCGCCAAGCTGGGAGCCAAGGTGTCGGTCGTGGGTGTGGTCGGCGATGACATCAACGGCAAGGTCCTGAAGCAACAACTCGAGGAGAGGAGCATAAACACGGACGGTGTCGTGATAGACCCGGAAAGACCTACTATCCTGAAGACGCGGGTGATAGCGCATCATCAGCAGGTGGTCAGGATAGACCGTGAGAACGTCGATGTTATCTCCCACAAATACATGGAAAAGGTATATGATTACATCAAGCGTAACATAGACCGGTATGACGGTGTGATCATAGAGGATTACGGCAAAGGGCTCATAACCCCGTCCCTCCTGAAGAAAGTCGTTCCCCTGGCGAAAAAAAGCGGGAAAATAGTCACCGTGGATCCCAAGGAAAGCCATTTCGCGTATTATAAAGGCGTCGATGCCATAACCCCGAACCATCATGAGGCGGCTAAGGCGGTAGGGTTCTCCGTTTCCGATGAGAACACGAAAATGAAGGCTGGCGCCAGGATGCTGGAAAAACTCAAGGCCAAGGTGATATTGCTTACCCTCGGGGAGGAAGGCATGATGGTCTTCGAGCAGGGTAGGAAGCCGCACAGGATACCCACGGTCGCGCAGGAGGTCTTTGATGTTTCCGGCGCGGGGGATACCGTGATAGGTGTGTATACCCTGGGAGTAGTGAGTGGTGGCTCGCCCGAGATAGCCGCGCATATCGCCAATTGTGCCGCGGGTATAGTCGTGGGCAAGATAGGCGTAGCCGTTGTTTCCGAAGAGGAGCTGCTTTCGCGTCTTAAATTAGAGATAGAAAGGGTCCGTGTATGA
- the trxA gene encoding thioredoxin, with protein MEKERKGDAMSNTHEINVNDSNFKEEVLSSELPVLVDFWAEWCGPCRMIAPVIGELAEEYSGKLKVCKLNVEEGAQTATTYGVMNIPTIMIFKGGNVVDKVIGSVPKSSLESKITAHL; from the coding sequence ATGGAAAAAGAAAGAAAAGGAGATGCCATGTCCAACACACACGAGATCAATGTGAATGATTCAAATTTCAAGGAAGAGGTGCTTAGCTCGGAGCTTCCGGTACTCGTGGATTTCTGGGCCGAATGGTGCGGGCCGTGCCGTATGATCGCTCCGGTGATCGGAGAGCTCGCGGAGGAATATTCCGGAAAGCTCAAAGTGTGCAAACTGAACGTGGAGGAAGGCGCCCAGACAGCTACGACTTACGGTGTAATGAACATCCCGACCATAATGATATTCAAGGGAGGCAACGTGGTGGACAAAGTGATAGGGTCCGTTCCCAAGAGTTCCCTGGAGTCCAAGATAACCGCCCATTTATGA